The Sulfitobacter sp. SK011 genome has a window encoding:
- a CDS encoding aldehyde dehydrogenase family protein yields the protein MARELTEEERKLTADMIARARAAMAEIEDWSQADLDRLSQAIAWYAGNEATFTRLAEQGVDESGIGDRAGRPAKRFKIQMVLRDVLRTPSTGVVEVDEVKGLVKYAKPAGVIASLIPMTNPAMTPPVTGVSSANARNAVIFSPHPRTAGTTFEMVEVMRKACVAVGAPADLFQSVRHPSIPMTQHLMEECDLTLATGGKPMVKAAYSSGRPAYGVGAGNSSIVIDETADIEIAAANTRISKTSDFGSGCSADGNIIIQASIYDQMVAALEAEGGYLCNAEEKALLEAAMWDEKGNRTFPTIACKPQQTADVAGFTIPQDRKFLMVENQGQIGPEHKFSKEKLTTVMALYHFKTFDDALDTVRAIYATGGIGHSCGIYSHNDDNIDALARVAPVSRMMVRQPQSKANAGSWTNGMPMTSSLGCGIWGGNITNENVTMKHMMNYTWVARPIAEDRPSEAELFGEFYGQENA from the coding sequence ATGGCCAGAGAGCTCACTGAAGAAGAACGTAAATTGACAGCAGACATGATCGCCCGCGCCCGCGCCGCGATGGCAGAGATTGAGGATTGGTCACAGGCCGATCTGGACCGCCTGAGCCAAGCAATCGCTTGGTATGCGGGCAATGAGGCGACATTCACGCGACTGGCGGAACAGGGCGTAGACGAGTCTGGTATTGGTGACCGCGCAGGGCGGCCTGCCAAGCGGTTCAAAATTCAGATGGTTTTGCGCGATGTGCTGCGAACGCCCTCTACAGGTGTCGTTGAGGTGGACGAGGTCAAAGGGTTGGTGAAATATGCCAAACCTGCGGGCGTAATCGCCTCGCTTATCCCGATGACGAACCCTGCGATGACGCCGCCCGTGACGGGTGTTTCGTCGGCGAACGCGCGCAACGCGGTTATCTTCTCACCCCATCCGCGCACCGCAGGCACCACGTTTGAAATGGTCGAGGTTATGCGCAAGGCTTGCGTTGCTGTTGGCGCTCCTGCGGATCTGTTTCAGTCCGTTCGCCATCCATCAATCCCCATGACCCAGCACCTGATGGAAGAATGTGATCTGACTTTGGCGACTGGCGGCAAGCCGATGGTGAAGGCGGCCTATTCGTCTGGTCGTCCAGCTTACGGCGTTGGGGCGGGCAACTCTTCTATCGTGATTGATGAGACCGCGGACATCGAGATTGCGGCCGCAAATACGCGGATTTCCAAGACCTCAGATTTCGGATCCGGCTGCTCCGCGGATGGCAACATCATCATCCAAGCCAGCATCTATGACCAGATGGTCGCGGCACTTGAGGCCGAGGGCGGTTACCTGTGCAACGCCGAAGAAAAGGCACTGCTTGAGGCGGCAATGTGGGACGAAAAGGGCAATCGCACGTTCCCCACAATCGCCTGTAAACCACAACAAACGGCGGACGTGGCGGGGTTCACGATCCCTCAGGATCGCAAATTCCTGATGGTTGAAAACCAAGGCCAAATCGGGCCGGAGCATAAGTTCTCAAAGGAGAAGCTAACAACCGTCATGGCGCTTTATCATTTCAAAACTTTTGACGACGCGCTCGACACGGTGCGGGCAATTTATGCCACTGGCGGCATCGGCCATTCCTGCGGTATTTACAGCCACAACGACGACAACATCGACGCGCTGGCACGGGTAGCCCCCGTCAGCCGGATGATGGTGCGACAGCCGCAATCAAAGGCGAATGCGGGGTCATGGACCAACGGGATGCCGATGACGTCCAGCCTTGGCTGCGGCATCTGGGGTGGCAATATTACCAACGAGAACGTCACCATGAAACACATGATGAACTACACTTGGGTGGCGCGGCCAATCGCCGAAGACCGCCCCTCTGAGGCAGAGCTTTTCGGTGAATTTTACGGACAGGAGAACGCATAA
- a CDS encoding shikimate dehydrogenase: protein MKAALIGNGIAASLTPVLHEAEGRAHGLAYRYRRFDLAGAPEPAVALQDAVTEAKVAGYVGVNVTYPYKQQIIALLDDLSDGAGDIGSVNTVVFRNGRAVGHNTDYVGFHRAFVAKIGPLQHDTVLLLGAGGAGGAVGLAMLDAGVSCLYVYDRDACVADALRARLARLRPQAQVLVWSGATLIDGVINATPMGMASHPGQAIDLDDVPHAKWVGDIVYFPHQTPLLHAAAARGLHVMTGGGMAVGQAAAAFELFTGLPADVARMTAHFHTLTQEVPA, encoded by the coding sequence GTGAAAGCCGCACTGATCGGGAACGGGATTGCGGCGTCGCTGACACCAGTTTTGCACGAAGCCGAAGGGCGCGCGCATGGACTGGCGTATCGCTATCGCCGCTTTGATCTGGCGGGTGCGCCAGAGCCTGCGGTTGCCTTGCAAGATGCGGTGACAGAAGCCAAGGTTGCGGGCTATGTGGGCGTCAATGTGACCTATCCCTACAAACAACAGATCATCGCGCTGCTGGATGACCTCAGCGATGGGGCGGGCGACATAGGATCCGTCAATACGGTGGTATTTCGGAACGGCAGAGCCGTCGGGCATAATACCGATTATGTAGGTTTTCATCGGGCTTTCGTGGCCAAGATCGGTCCGTTGCAACACGACACGGTCCTCTTGCTCGGCGCAGGTGGAGCGGGCGGTGCCGTTGGTTTGGCGATGCTGGATGCGGGTGTTTCTTGCCTGTACGTTTACGACCGCGATGCCTGTGTGGCCGACGCCTTACGCGCGCGGCTGGCGCGGCTTCGCCCACAAGCGCAGGTTTTAGTCTGGTCGGGGGCAACCCTCATCGACGGGGTGATTAATGCGACTCCGATGGGCATGGCGTCCCACCCCGGTCAGGCGATTGATCTGGACGACGTTCCGCACGCCAAATGGGTCGGGGATATCGTCTACTTTCCTCATCAAACCCCGTTGCTGCACGCCGCCGCCGCGCGTGGCCTGCATGTCATGACAGGTGGCGGCATGGCGGTTGGTCAGGCGGCAGCGGCGTTCGAGCTGTTCACAGGGCTGCCCGCCGATGTCGCTCGCATGACCGCGCATTTCCACACACTTACCCAAGAGGTCCCCGCATGA
- a CDS encoding thiamine pyrophosphate-binding protein, whose amino-acid sequence MDGTKVDGKTVAEHIVDFLERREVEHVFGLCGHTNIAVLAALAQSPIEFITVRHEQTASHAADAYARVTGKASVVLSHLSPGLTNCATGVANAALDCIPMVVIAGDIPTHYYGKHPHQEVNLHADAAQWEIYRPFVKRAWRVDRADLMAEILEKAFHLAESGQPGPVLVNVPMDIFSEVVPSETFDRVAKNTRTLVKPSIDDDTARAIVAKIAAAQKPVAYVGGGILLAQASAELEEFATHMGLPIAHSLMGKGAVRDDHPLVMGMTGFWGTELVNQTCLAADVVFAVGTRFKEADCSSWYPGYTFNIGSEGNDTQVIHIDIEPQEIGRNYPTEIGVVADAKAALRVLTRVAKDMYPDGFNRAEKKAEIAKFRETFKASNVEMQTSAAFPMMPERILADARTALPGDAIITTDVGWNKNGVGQQFDILTPGSILTPGGFATMGFGPPAAIGAKLAAPDRVVISLVGDGGFGQNPSMLATAVELNLGIIWLVMNNNAFGTIAGLQKAHYGLTYGTTFPGSAAAPTNGPGYADIARAYGAEGIHISAADELLPALQAAIASGKPTVLDVPMINNPTPTTGHWNILDIYSPDKDVSHVAT is encoded by the coding sequence ATGGACGGCACCAAAGTAGACGGCAAAACCGTCGCGGAACATATCGTTGATTTTCTGGAACGCCGTGAGGTTGAACACGTATTCGGCCTGTGCGGGCATACGAATATCGCCGTTCTGGCAGCACTCGCCCAAAGCCCGATTGAGTTCATCACCGTGCGCCACGAGCAGACCGCGAGCCATGCGGCGGACGCCTATGCGCGCGTAACGGGCAAAGCGTCCGTTGTGCTAAGCCACCTCTCCCCCGGCCTCACAAACTGCGCCACGGGCGTGGCCAATGCCGCCCTTGATTGTATCCCGATGGTCGTCATCGCGGGCGATATCCCGACGCATTATTACGGCAAGCATCCGCACCAAGAGGTCAACCTGCACGCCGACGCGGCCCAATGGGAAATCTATCGTCCCTTCGTGAAACGCGCATGGCGAGTGGACCGCGCGGACCTTATGGCAGAAATTCTTGAGAAGGCATTTCACTTGGCAGAAAGCGGCCAGCCGGGGCCGGTTCTGGTCAACGTCCCGATGGATATTTTCAGCGAAGTCGTCCCGTCCGAGACCTTTGATCGTGTGGCCAAGAACACCCGCACCTTGGTAAAACCAAGCATCGACGATGACACAGCCCGCGCGATTGTCGCGAAGATTGCTGCGGCACAAAAGCCCGTCGCATATGTTGGTGGTGGCATCCTTTTGGCGCAGGCCTCTGCCGAACTGGAAGAATTCGCGACCCATATGGGGCTGCCGATTGCGCATTCCCTCATGGGCAAAGGGGCGGTGCGCGACGATCACCCGCTTGTCATGGGGATGACCGGGTTCTGGGGGACCGAACTGGTCAACCAAACCTGCCTTGCGGCGGATGTGGTTTTCGCTGTCGGCACGCGCTTCAAAGAGGCGGATTGTTCCAGTTGGTATCCGGGCTACACGTTCAATATCGGGTCCGAGGGCAACGACACGCAGGTCATTCATATCGACATCGAACCGCAAGAAATCGGACGCAATTATCCTACAGAGATTGGCGTGGTGGCCGATGCCAAGGCGGCCCTGCGGGTGCTGACGCGTGTGGCCAAGGACATGTATCCCGACGGGTTTAATCGCGCTGAGAAGAAAGCCGAGATTGCCAAATTCCGTGAGACGTTCAAAGCCTCCAACGTTGAAATGCAGACCTCTGCTGCCTTCCCGATGATGCCCGAGCGCATTCTGGCGGACGCCCGTACAGCGCTGCCCGGTGACGCGATCATCACAACGGATGTGGGCTGGAACAAGAACGGCGTTGGCCAGCAGTTCGACATCCTGACGCCGGGGTCGATCCTGACGCCGGGCGGCTTTGCCACAATGGGCTTTGGCCCACCGGCTGCAATTGGTGCAAAGCTTGCAGCACCGGACCGCGTGGTGATCAGCCTCGTCGGGGATGGTGGTTTCGGACAGAATCCGTCGATGCTGGCCACGGCCGTGGAACTGAACCTTGGGATCATCTGGCTGGTGATGAACAACAACGCGTTTGGCACCATCGCGGGCTTGCAAAAGGCGCACTACGGTTTGACCTATGGTACGACCTTCCCCGGAAGTGCTGCAGCGCCGACAAACGGGCCAGGCTATGCCGACATCGCGCGCGCTTATGGGGCCGAGGGCATCCATATTTCCGCCGCCGACGAATTGCTGCCCGCATTGCAGGCCGCCATTGCCAGCGGCAAGCCCACGGTGTTGGATGTCCCCATGATCAACAATCCGACGCCCACAACAGGGCATTGGAACATCCTTGATATCTATTCACCCGACAAGGACGTCAGCCACGTCGCAACCTGA
- a CDS encoding DMT family transporter — protein sequence MIAGAFLLVLNDALIKLYASDLSTTQIIGVRASATVLVCLMVMAKTGWAFPRLWGCDLLIRTGFTIANVFAFVAAVIALPFSLAVFVDMTNILFAAMLAAWVLAERLSMLKVVSILTGMAGAGVLLSVQVQGAGWLIVLPVLSALAGAGRELWTRKLGPDFSASFLTLYAAVGMIVVALVFGVQELAFDQPWALGATLVAGCLQGAAMVLMTYALQNGEVSFVAPFRLTALVWAALIAWVVFAETLTVMDFLGITLIAVALLSLSKGARPSTPNQPV from the coding sequence ATGATCGCCGGGGCGTTTCTTCTGGTGCTGAATGATGCCTTGATCAAGCTTTACGCAAGTGACCTATCCACCACCCAGATCATTGGGGTCAGGGCTTCAGCAACTGTTCTTGTTTGCCTGATGGTCATGGCCAAGACAGGCTGGGCCTTTCCGCGCTTGTGGGGCTGCGACCTTTTGATCCGCACAGGATTTACGATTGCCAATGTCTTTGCATTTGTCGCGGCAGTCATAGCCTTGCCCTTCTCGTTAGCCGTTTTCGTTGACATGACCAACATCCTGTTTGCCGCCATGCTGGCAGCTTGGGTTCTGGCTGAACGGCTGAGTATGCTTAAAGTCGTGTCAATCCTGACTGGAATGGCGGGGGCGGGCGTATTGCTGTCAGTTCAGGTTCAAGGCGCGGGCTGGTTGATAGTGTTGCCTGTTCTCAGCGCGTTGGCCGGGGCCGGACGAGAGCTTTGGACAAGAAAGTTGGGGCCCGATTTCAGCGCGAGCTTCCTGACGCTTTATGCCGCGGTCGGAATGATCGTTGTCGCGCTCGTATTTGGGGTTCAGGAGTTGGCTTTTGACCAGCCATGGGCGCTTGGAGCAACTCTTGTCGCGGGGTGTCTGCAGGGCGCTGCAATGGTGCTGATGACATATGCGTTGCAAAATGGAGAGGTTTCTTTCGTTGCGCCGTTCCGATTGACCGCGCTGGTGTGGGCCGCGCTGATTGCGTGGGTCGTCTTTGCGGAAACGCTCACGGTAATGGATTTTCTGGGGATAACCCTCATCGCGGTCGCACTCTTGTCACTCAGCAAAGGCGCACGCCCAAGCACGCCAAACCAGCCTGTGTGA
- a CDS encoding citryl-CoA lyase, translating into MSDDADAIRNWWRTSIIDMAPGKIEFRGHPIQDLIGNVSFVQMIWLMTAARLPDAAEAALLEAALVAGVDHGPQAPSIAAARMTATCGVGLNNAMANGVNMLGDVHGGAGEQCAELYYDIAARMDGGARLDAAVQDGLDAWRAINGKIVSGFGHRFHKPVDPRAPRLMALVQDAAQAGTVSGRYADIGEAVQSNLSARKPLAMNIDGATAVIFCELGFPAPLSRGLFCLSRSVGILSHAWEQMQQGGRNKGPMPPAYLPDYIPPSDPNG; encoded by the coding sequence ATGAGCGACGACGCAGATGCAATCCGTAATTGGTGGCGCACATCCATCATCGACATGGCCCCCGGCAAAATCGAATTTCGCGGCCACCCGATCCAAGACCTGATCGGCAACGTGTCTTTCGTGCAGATGATCTGGCTGATGACAGCGGCGCGGCTACCGGATGCTGCCGAAGCGGCCCTGCTTGAGGCCGCACTTGTTGCTGGCGTCGATCACGGCCCGCAGGCGCCTTCTATTGCAGCCGCGCGGATGACCGCAACCTGTGGCGTCGGGTTGAACAACGCCATGGCCAATGGCGTCAACATGCTCGGCGATGTCCATGGCGGCGCCGGAGAGCAATGCGCGGAGCTGTATTACGATATCGCTGCGCGGATGGATGGTGGCGCTCGCTTGGACGCGGCTGTCCAAGACGGGCTGGACGCATGGCGCGCCATCAACGGCAAGATTGTCAGCGGCTTTGGCCACCGGTTTCACAAACCTGTTGACCCGCGTGCGCCACGTTTGATGGCTTTGGTGCAGGACGCCGCGCAGGCGGGCACGGTGTCGGGGCGCTACGCTGACATTGGCGAGGCCGTGCAGTCGAACCTCAGCGCACGCAAGCCATTGGCAATGAACATCGACGGCGCCACAGCAGTGATTTTCTGTGAACTCGGTTTCCCCGCCCCACTGTCGCGCGGCTTGTTCTGCCTGTCTCGGTCCGTTGGCATTCTGTCCCACGCGTGGGAGCAAATGCAGCAAGGCGGGCGCAACAAAGGGCCAATGCCACCGGCCTATCTGCCTGATTACATCCCACCTTCAGACCCGAACGGTTAA
- a CDS encoding bifunctional sugar phosphate isomerase/epimerase/4-hydroxyphenylpyruvate dioxygenase family protein, with protein sequence MLTIPTHIVPGDMAAKLLAIKAAGFQAIDLSLTDITQFDGTLADLSAMVSGADLKIASVGPLDAGVNPAQLAAKIALAKELGSDLLILDVADAACLPESLDPLGAVRIALRPARNAEDAVRDYVAKTAQASIGLGYNSFHALGDGSRPARLRDLDGATVFHVSLWDGPSLPMLPGQGTLNLGGFARVLARAGYVGPWSVGVEPQGRDTVLNAYRSLVTTLSDAAATEPLLRSATPDLPPKVPARGFEFIEFAVDGDGAKDLETTLTSMAFRRERRHLTKAVTLWRQGAVNIVINQEKAGHAGSAFAEHGSCVCDMGLRVHNAAETVERARALGTHDFSQAVGLGELSIPAIRGVGGSVIHFIDEQSDLHRVWDIEFEPVGTTQATPPAGLRRIDHVAQTMRYGEMQSWLLYYLSTFEMTKSPIVNVADPSGIVRSQAIETPEGDVRLNLNGAADAQTMAGSFVSGRPGAGVQHIAVQTDDIFETSSQLAEAGFARLHIPRNYYSDTQAAFDLDDARTAQLQAHNILYDEDEYGGYYQLYGQAIFDGFFFEIVQRKGRYAGYGARNAPVRLAAQSKVRAAVAS encoded by the coding sequence ATGCTGACGATCCCGACACATATCGTTCCGGGCGATATGGCAGCCAAGTTGCTGGCCATCAAAGCCGCAGGGTTCCAAGCGATTGACCTGAGCCTAACGGACATTACGCAGTTTGACGGGACATTGGCGGACCTGTCGGCGATGGTATCTGGTGCGGACCTGAAAATTGCGTCCGTCGGGCCGCTTGATGCGGGGGTGAATCCGGCGCAGCTCGCAGCAAAGATCGCCTTGGCGAAAGAGCTGGGCAGTGATCTGCTCATACTTGATGTGGCAGACGCAGCGTGCCTGCCCGAAAGCCTTGATCCCCTTGGTGCCGTTCGCATCGCCTTGCGCCCGGCGCGCAATGCCGAAGATGCGGTGCGTGACTACGTGGCAAAGACTGCGCAGGCATCTATCGGGCTTGGCTACAATTCATTCCACGCGCTTGGCGACGGATCACGCCCCGCGCGGTTGCGGGATCTGGACGGCGCGACTGTCTTTCATGTCAGTCTGTGGGATGGGCCAAGCCTGCCGATGTTGCCTGGGCAAGGCACTTTGAACTTGGGCGGCTTCGCCCGCGTGTTGGCGCGTGCCGGATACGTCGGCCCTTGGTCTGTCGGGGTTGAACCGCAGGGGCGCGACACGGTGCTTAATGCGTACCGTTCACTGGTGACAACGCTGTCAGATGCGGCAGCGACGGAACCCTTGCTGCGCAGCGCGACGCCGGATTTACCACCCAAAGTACCGGCCAGAGGGTTCGAGTTTATCGAATTCGCGGTGGACGGAGACGGCGCGAAGGACCTGGAGACGACCCTGACGTCCATGGCGTTTCGACGCGAACGCCGCCACCTGACCAAGGCTGTCACGCTTTGGCGGCAGGGTGCGGTGAATATCGTCATCAACCAAGAAAAAGCAGGTCACGCAGGCAGCGCGTTCGCAGAACATGGGTCGTGCGTTTGTGACATGGGGCTACGGGTTCACAATGCGGCCGAAACGGTGGAACGGGCCCGCGCGTTGGGGACACACGACTTTTCGCAGGCGGTCGGTCTTGGCGAACTTAGCATTCCAGCCATTCGCGGCGTTGGCGGCAGTGTCATCCATTTCATCGATGAACAATCCGACCTGCACCGTGTCTGGGACATCGAATTTGAACCCGTCGGGACGACACAGGCGACCCCGCCCGCAGGGTTGCGCCGGATCGACCATGTGGCGCAGACGATGCGCTACGGTGAGATGCAAAGCTGGCTGCTTTATTACTTGTCGACCTTCGAAATGACCAAGTCGCCCATCGTCAACGTGGCGGACCCGTCTGGCATCGTGCGCAGTCAGGCGATTGAAACGCCCGAGGGCGACGTGCGGTTGAACCTGAACGGAGCAGCGGATGCGCAGACCATGGCGGGATCGTTCGTGAGCGGCAGACCAGGTGCGGGCGTGCAGCACATCGCAGTCCAGACCGATGATATTTTTGAAACATCCAGCCAATTGGCTGAGGCAGGGTTCGCGCGCCTGCACATCCCGCGCAACTATTACAGCGATACGCAGGCGGCCTTTGATCTGGACGACGCGCGCACAGCCCAATTACAGGCCCATAACATCCTGTACGACGAAGACGAATATGGCGGGTATTATCAGCTTTACGGGCAGGCGATCTTTGACGGGTTCTTCTTTGAAATCGTGCAACGCAAAGGGCGCTATGCAGGGTACGGCGCGCGCAATGCGCCCGTCAGATTGGCGGCACAATCCAAAGTGCGTGCGGCGGTGGCATCGTGA
- a CDS encoding TRAP transporter large permease, with translation MSFELASLLVTLFVLAGIGTPIGYSILLASIVYLGLSGLDVALAGEKILQGFYGSAILLAVPLFIVAANIMNAGSITDRLLNFCVAIVGRFKGGMGHVNVVASLIFSGMSGSAVADAAGIGKIIISMMTRSGKYSRGYAAAITAASATIGPIIPPSIPMVLYALVSNASIGSLFLAGILPGLIMGAVLMAMNGYLAHKRGFEVEETVPLKELPRVTANAFPALLMPVILLYGIYGGVTTPTEAAAVAAFYALMLAALFYRSLSFKALYQVFVDSARSSAAVGIVIGGAFILNFIVITEQIPQSISGALEGADISPLMFLIMVNVLILLLGCVLDATTIILVIVPLFIPTCEALGIDLVHFGVLVVVNSMIGLITPPYGILLFVINAVTDIPLREIIAEIWAFLAVLIGALIVMMLSPDLVLWLPRLLGYQG, from the coding sequence ATGAGCTTCGAACTCGCCTCCCTCCTTGTAACCCTGTTCGTGCTGGCAGGGATCGGCACGCCTATCGGGTATTCCATTTTGCTGGCCTCGATTGTGTATCTCGGTCTGTCTGGACTTGATGTCGCGCTGGCCGGTGAAAAGATCCTGCAAGGGTTTTATGGCAGTGCGATCCTGCTGGCTGTGCCGCTGTTTATCGTCGCCGCCAACATCATGAATGCGGGGTCGATCACGGACCGGCTGCTGAATTTCTGCGTCGCCATTGTCGGCCGCTTCAAGGGCGGCATGGGCCATGTGAACGTTGTGGCGTCGCTGATCTTTTCGGGCATGTCTGGGTCCGCCGTGGCCGATGCTGCGGGTATCGGCAAAATCATTATTTCGATGATGACACGTAGCGGCAAATACAGCCGTGGATATGCGGCGGCGATTACGGCTGCCTCGGCCACGATTGGCCCGATCATCCCGCCGTCCATCCCGATGGTCCTCTACGCGCTGGTGTCTAATGCATCCATCGGGTCGCTCTTTCTTGCGGGTATTTTACCGGGCCTGATCATGGGCGCCGTATTGATGGCAATGAACGGGTATCTGGCCCACAAACGCGGGTTCGAGGTCGAAGAAACAGTGCCGCTCAAAGAATTGCCGCGGGTCACCGCGAATGCGTTTCCGGCCCTGTTGATGCCAGTGATCTTGCTCTACGGGATTTATGGGGGCGTCACGACCCCAACCGAAGCCGCTGCTGTCGCCGCGTTTTATGCGCTGATGCTGGCGGCGCTGTTCTATCGGTCGTTGTCGTTCAAGGCGCTTTATCAGGTGTTCGTAGACTCTGCGCGGTCCTCTGCGGCTGTTGGGATCGTGATCGGCGGTGCGTTCATCCTGAATTTCATCGTCATCACAGAACAAATCCCCCAATCCATTTCAGGGGCGCTTGAAGGGGCCGACATCAGCCCGCTGATGTTCCTGATTATGGTCAATGTGCTGATCTTGCTGTTGGGGTGCGTTCTGGACGCCACGACGATCATCCTTGTGATCGTTCCGCTGTTCATTCCGACCTGCGAAGCTTTGGGGATTGATCTGGTCCACTTCGGCGTGTTGGTCGTGGTCAATTCGATGATCGGTCTGATCACGCCTCCCTACGGGATTTTGCTCTTTGTCATTAATGCCGTGACAGACATCCCCCTACGCGAGATCATCGCAGAAATCTGGGCCTTTTTGGCGGTTTTGATCGGAGCACTCATCGTCATGATGCTATCGCCCGATCTTGTGCTGTGGTTGCCGCGTTTGCTTGGCTATCAGGGCTGA
- a CDS encoding sugar phosphate isomerase/epimerase, whose protein sequence is MPDQTGQPLYSLAHLTLINATAPELIYIAARAGYDAVSPRFIQMNVPGEFRESPIDKAMVSATKTALQTTGLKVLDIELARITEDCDPRSFEAACELGGELGATRMIMSAWTPTRDDRNFIVDCYAETCEIAAPYGLSVDLEFPSFSRLRTLDEALDVVRAADQPNGGILVDTLYLHLSRVDLAELLHVPGDLLNFLHISDALPGIADTRQGMIQLARDARLYPGEGCIDFAGIIERMPPLDYSIELPNQSRVTELGFEEHARRCLQHAKRTFGDVRSQRRTHPIPTQESMTDGQRAH, encoded by the coding sequence ATGCCAGATCAGACCGGCCAACCGCTCTATTCGCTTGCGCATCTGACGCTGATCAATGCCACCGCGCCCGAGTTGATCTATATCGCGGCGCGGGCAGGCTATGACGCTGTTTCGCCACGGTTTATCCAGATGAACGTGCCAGGAGAGTTCCGCGAAAGCCCGATTGACAAAGCCATGGTGTCGGCCACCAAAACGGCGCTGCAGACTACGGGGTTGAAGGTTCTCGACATCGAGTTGGCCCGTATCACTGAAGACTGCGACCCGCGGTCGTTCGAGGCTGCTTGCGAATTGGGTGGCGAGTTGGGCGCAACACGCATGATCATGTCCGCATGGACGCCCACCCGTGATGACCGCAACTTTATCGTCGATTGCTACGCCGAAACATGCGAGATCGCTGCCCCTTACGGATTGTCCGTTGATCTTGAGTTTCCCAGCTTTTCGCGACTGCGTACGCTGGATGAGGCACTTGATGTCGTCCGGGCAGCCGATCAGCCAAATGGCGGCATTCTGGTTGACACACTCTATTTGCACCTCAGCCGTGTCGATCTGGCTGAACTGCTCCATGTGCCCGGTGACTTGCTGAATTTCCTCCATATCTCGGACGCTCTGCCGGGGATTGCCGACACACGGCAAGGGATGATCCAGCTGGCGCGGGATGCGCGGCTTTATCCCGGTGAAGGGTGCATTGATTTTGCCGGTATCATCGAACGGATGCCGCCCCTCGATTATTCCATTGAACTTCCCAACCAATCCCGCGTCACAGAACTGGGCTTTGAAGAACATGCACGGCGCTGTCTACAGCACGCCAAGCGCACTTTCGGAGATGTCAGATCGCAGCGGCGCACCCACCCCATTCCCACACAAGAAAGCATGACAGATGGCCAGAGAGCTCACTGA
- a CDS encoding TRAP transporter small permease, with protein MKSVFRWVSRISDAIAAALLAAIFFIFLLQIGSRYSPKIIGYFGWAETFPALGTIQPLGWTLELIAILWVWVIFFSCAFVVREYDHVKFDIIYLALSRRMRRIFAVISAVAIVAGMLYAFLPTWDYIDWMKIRKTSTVRNPFTGSKIPMRTIFSVYGAFMIVVAARYIWLAIDTIRNGPPKTELEIVLEAEAAAEAEKST; from the coding sequence ATGAAATCTGTGTTCCGGTGGGTCTCTCGCATCTCTGACGCAATCGCAGCCGCATTGTTGGCTGCGATTTTCTTTATCTTCCTGCTCCAGATCGGGTCGCGGTATTCACCCAAAATCATCGGCTATTTCGGCTGGGCAGAGACCTTTCCAGCGCTGGGAACAATTCAACCCCTTGGATGGACGCTTGAGCTGATCGCGATCCTGTGGGTTTGGGTGATCTTTTTTAGCTGCGCTTTTGTGGTGCGCGAATACGATCACGTGAAATTCGATATCATTTATCTCGCCTTATCGCGTCGCATGCGCAGGATTTTCGCGGTCATCTCTGCTGTCGCGATTGTGGCTGGGATGCTTTATGCGTTTTTGCCCACATGGGATTACATCGACTGGATGAAAATCCGCAAGACATCGACAGTGCGCAATCCGTTCACGGGTAGCAAAATCCCCATGCGGACGATCTTCAGTGTCTACGGCGCCTTCATGATCGTGGTGGCTGCCCGGTATATCTGGCTGGCGATTGACACGATCCGCAACGGCCCCCCCAAAACAGAGCTTGAGATCGTGCTGGAAGCGGAAGCTGCAGCTGAAGCGGAGAAATCGACATGA